Proteins from one Oscillatoria nigro-viridis PCC 7112 genomic window:
- a CDS encoding cytochrome c biogenesis protein CcdA yields the protein METLQTQLYQLALFANNLVNTQLTNLSLVSVGVIFLAGLLTSLTPCMLSMLPITIGYIGGYEAKSRLQAAAQSAWFSLGLATTLAGLGIVASFAGQVYGKIGLGLPILVSIIAILMGLNLLEALPLEMPSFDAVGWVPKDLPAGVRSYLLGLTFGLVASPCSTPVLATLLAWVSKTGDTVLGGVLLLFYAAGYVAPLIIAGTFTASIKKLLELRRWSSWITPVSGVLLVGFGVFSLLSRILPA from the coding sequence ATGGAAACCCTGCAAACTCAACTTTACCAACTCGCACTATTTGCTAATAATTTAGTAAATACTCAACTGACAAACCTCAGTTTAGTCAGCGTCGGAGTCATCTTTCTGGCAGGGTTGCTAACGAGCTTAACGCCCTGTATGCTTTCAATGTTGCCGATCACGATCGGCTACATCGGTGGATACGAAGCAAAAAGTCGCCTGCAAGCTGCAGCCCAGTCTGCGTGGTTTTCCCTGGGATTAGCCACCACCCTTGCGGGCTTAGGTATTGTAGCATCATTTGCCGGACAAGTTTACGGCAAAATTGGTCTGGGTTTGCCAATTCTTGTCAGCATTATTGCTATTCTAATGGGGCTGAATTTACTCGAAGCTTTACCCTTGGAAATGCCGTCTTTCGACGCTGTGGGGTGGGTGCCGAAAGATTTGCCTGCGGGCGTGCGATCGTACTTATTGGGCTTAACTTTTGGTTTAGTAGCGTCTCCCTGCAGCACGCCGGTTTTAGCTACACTCTTAGCTTGGGTTTCCAAAACTGGAGATACAGTTTTAGGTGGTGTGTTGCTGCTGTTTTACGCTGCTGGCTACGTCGCTCCCCTAATAATAGCAGGTACTTTCACTGCCAGCATTAAAAAGTTGTTAGAATTACGTCGGTGGTCGAGTTGGATTACGCCTGTTAGCGGCGTTTTGCTAGTAGGATTTGGCGTTTTCTCCCTGCTTTCCCGAATCCTTCCCGCGTAA
- a CDS encoding pentapeptide repeat-containing protein, whose product MKRVMRLKTFFAAVLAIFLFTLYLTPPVMAANGEDLSHLLKDNWCVSFLWKQCDLSAVDLRGANLQEANLSGANLSGANLSGANLKNADLSDADLTGANLANADILGTDLSRANLTEANFNGTKLWDANLTLANLSRANLQDANVLDSRLWGSNLTHANLTNATLHGADLQYANLADSNLTGADLHSFFFRGSKQVTNLSNANLEGAILTGANLRGAVLAGAIMPDGSINEEIGFNLK is encoded by the coding sequence ATGAAAAGAGTTATGAGGTTGAAAACTTTCTTCGCTGCCGTGTTGGCGATCTTCCTGTTCACTCTCTACTTAACTCCTCCTGTGATGGCCGCGAATGGGGAGGATTTGAGTCACCTATTAAAAGATAATTGGTGCGTCAGCTTTCTGTGGAAGCAATGCGATTTGAGCGCTGTCGATTTGCGGGGAGCTAATCTCCAAGAAGCCAATTTGTCCGGCGCTAATTTGAGCGGCGCTAATTTGTCCGGTGCTAACTTAAAAAATGCTGACCTTTCTGACGCAGACCTCACCGGCGCTAATTTAGCAAATGCTGATATTTTAGGCACGGATCTCAGTCGAGCCAATTTGACCGAAGCTAATTTCAACGGCACGAAGTTGTGGGATGCTAATCTGACTTTGGCAAATCTGAGCCGCGCCAATTTACAAGATGCTAATGTCTTAGATTCTCGACTGTGGGGAAGCAATCTTACCCACGCTAATTTAACGAATGCGACGCTGCACGGTGCTGACTTGCAATATGCTAATTTGGCAGACAGTAATTTGACAGGTGCTGACTTGCACAGCTTCTTTTTCCGAGGTTCCAAACAAGTCACAAATTTGAGCAATGCTAATTTAGAAGGCGCTATTTTAACTGGCGCAAATCTCAGAGGTGCGGTGCTGGCAGGGGCAATAATGCCAGACGGCTCTATTAATGAAGAAATTGGCTTTAATTTAAAGTAA
- a CDS encoding tetratricopeptide repeat protein codes for MPTIPLLQTQLVVTNIFNSIESLGFTNIAAKVFPGEQAESRQEANLKVSTKKFYTQGLKNLEQQDLHGAIKNFTATININPQFASAYNDRGVARYKLGYKQSALEDLTTAIELNPYRAKYYTNRGFMLTGLKHYTAAIADYNSALLLNPNVAQSYFNRGAIRLQMENSLAALADFESAIRLDSDFAKAYFNRGVTRYKLREVQGAFEDFQKAAELFKQQGRMDYYQDAVCKISQLWY; via the coding sequence ATGCCTACTATCCCCCTTCTCCAAACCCAATTAGTTGTGACAAATATTTTCAATTCGATCGAATCTTTGGGATTCACTAATATTGCAGCCAAAGTATTTCCGGGGGAGCAAGCTGAATCCCGACAAGAGGCAAATTTAAAAGTTAGTACCAAAAAATTTTACACTCAGGGTTTAAAAAATCTCGAACAACAAGACTTGCACGGCGCTATTAAAAATTTTACTGCCACAATTAACATTAATCCGCAATTTGCGTCAGCTTACAACGATCGCGGTGTGGCCCGCTACAAATTAGGCTACAAGCAATCGGCGCTCGAAGATTTAACTACAGCCATCGAACTCAATCCTTACCGAGCCAAGTATTACACCAATCGGGGGTTTATGCTGACTGGTTTAAAACATTATACTGCGGCGATCGCCGATTACAACTCGGCACTGCTGCTCAACCCTAATGTAGCTCAATCTTACTTTAACCGAGGTGCTATCCGCCTGCAAATGGAAAATTCCCTGGCAGCACTAGCTGATTTTGAGTCAGCAATTCGCCTCGATAGCGATTTTGCTAAAGCTTACTTTAACCGAGGAGTGACTCGATATAAATTGAGAGAGGTTCAGGGAGCATTTGAGGATTTTCAGAAGGCTGCCGAGCTTTTTAAGCAACAGGGGAGGATGGATTATTATCAAGATGCGGTTTGTAAAATTAGCCAGCTATGGTATTAG
- a CDS encoding peptidylprolyl isomerase: MSAALPLPGKAIVVQVINGQPVTIEVDGTNAPITGGNFVDLVERGIYDGVMFHRVVRQPDPFVVQGGDPRSRDTTIPASQLGTGSFIDPDTNQARFIPLEIKPQGAAQPVYNQVVTQTPQLQHTRGAVAMARSNALNSASSQFYFALDDLPFLDGNYAVFGNVIQGFETVNAVQQGDRISTAKVVGGIVPSRVSSIITDVNVLNDFINSTNFVNLSLRSLRLSNTPNNYQATSQDSQQNPSGVVGGSANDRILGSPTDDAINGSQGNDTITGEAGDDFLRGGKGNDLISGGVGNDIINGNLGDDTVNGDAGNDFLRGGRGNDVLIGGDGNDILVGDIGSDTLTGGAGADTFVLTTGENLALDTASDIILDFRPGDGDRIGLTSGLSNTSFTQSGSDTLIQFGGVTLAVVQNSVPAAVQNAAFAINFSTISRPDDLPVGDAALRIG, from the coding sequence ATGAGCGCTGCACTCCCATTACCAGGCAAAGCTATAGTAGTTCAGGTAATTAACGGTCAACCCGTGACGATCGAAGTAGACGGCACTAATGCCCCGATTACTGGGGGAAATTTTGTTGACTTAGTTGAACGCGGCATTTACGACGGGGTGATGTTTCACCGAGTTGTGCGCCAGCCAGATCCTTTTGTGGTGCAAGGAGGCGATCCGCGCAGCAGAGATACTACAATTCCAGCCAGTCAATTGGGAACGGGTAGTTTTATTGACCCGGATACCAATCAGGCGCGTTTTATTCCTTTGGAAATTAAGCCGCAAGGGGCCGCGCAACCTGTTTACAACCAAGTTGTAACCCAGACGCCGCAGTTGCAGCATACTCGCGGGGCTGTGGCAATGGCTCGTTCTAATGCTTTGAATTCGGCTTCTTCGCAGTTTTATTTTGCTTTGGATGATTTGCCCTTTTTGGATGGGAATTATGCTGTTTTTGGCAACGTTATTCAAGGTTTTGAAACGGTGAATGCGGTGCAGCAGGGCGATCGCATTTCGACTGCAAAAGTCGTTGGAGGTATTGTCCCCAGCCGGGTTTCTAGCATAATTACCGACGTTAATGTACTCAACGATTTCATTAACAGTACCAATTTCGTAAATTTATCTTTGCGATCCCTCAGACTGTCAAACACCCCCAACAACTATCAAGCCACTTCCCAAGACTCTCAGCAAAATCCCAGCGGTGTAGTGGGAGGTAGCGCAAACGATCGCATCCTCGGTTCACCGACGGATGATGCAATTAATGGCAGCCAAGGTAACGATACCATCACTGGCGAAGCAGGCGACGACTTTTTGCGAGGCGGCAAAGGTAACGACTTGATTAGCGGCGGTGTTGGCAACGATATTATCAACGGAAATCTCGGCGACGATACTGTCAATGGCGATGCTGGTAACGACTTTTTGCGAGGCGGCAGAGGTAACGATGTTTTAATCGGCGGCGATGGTAACGATATTTTAGTCGGCGATATTGGTAGCGATACTCTCACTGGTGGCGCAGGTGCAGATACTTTTGTTCTGACCACAGGCGAAAATCTGGCTTTAGATACGGCAAGCGATATAATTCTTGATTTTAGGCCGGGAGATGGCGATCGTATTGGCTTAACCAGCGGTTTATCCAACACCTCCTTCACCCAATCTGGCAGCGACACACTCATTCAATTTGGAGGAGTTACTTTGGCTGTGGTTCAAAATTCCGTCCCCGCAGCAGTTCAAAACGCCGCCTTTGCAATTAACTTTTCTACTATTTCCCGTCCTGATGACTTGCCAGTCGGCGACGCCGCCTTGAGAATTGGCTAA
- a CDS encoding peroxiredoxin, with protein sequence MMSRRKFFSTLLAICLVFLSFNFAAPAFALGGKLPTVNEAAPDFSLPTNSGDGQVSLSDYRGKWLVVYFYPKDFTSGCTIEARRFQEDLPKYLAKNTQILGISADDVNSHAEFCDSEGLKFPLLADTDGKVSKAYGSWMSFISARHSFIIDPEGILRETFVKINPAIHSKEVLARLGELQANG encoded by the coding sequence ATGATGTCCCGTCGCAAGTTTTTTAGCACTTTATTGGCAATTTGTCTAGTTTTTCTAAGTTTCAATTTTGCCGCACCTGCATTTGCCCTCGGTGGCAAGCTTCCCACGGTGAATGAAGCCGCACCGGATTTTAGTTTGCCGACAAACAGCGGCGACGGACAAGTTTCCCTGTCCGATTATCGCGGTAAGTGGCTGGTAGTCTATTTTTATCCGAAAGACTTTACATCGGGTTGTACGATCGAAGCGCGGAGATTTCAGGAAGACTTGCCGAAATACTTGGCAAAGAATACTCAAATTCTCGGTATTAGCGCTGATGATGTCAACTCCCACGCGGAATTTTGCGATTCGGAAGGTTTGAAGTTTCCGCTGCTAGCTGATACGGATGGTAAAGTGAGTAAAGCTTACGGTTCTTGGATGAGTTTTATCTCGGCGCGGCACAGTTTTATTATTGACCCTGAAGGTATTTTGCGCGAAACTTTTGTGAAGATTAATCCCGCGATTCATTCTAAAGAAGTGTTGGCTCGTTTGGGTGAATTACAGGCTAACGGGTAA
- a CDS encoding phosphate-starvation-inducible PsiE family protein translates to MEKRLNNSSSNPPQWLNLQLIVTALETVQDLIVISLCIGLFCFMVLELREMFFSLLPPLNFQQVTADILFLLVLVELFRLLIIYLQEQRVSIGVAVEVCIVSVLREVIVRGVLETPSVQILSTGAFLLVLGVLLVVRVWLPPTFEGIDPERRMASRNRKYSAPESFSDPVAVDSKFNSH, encoded by the coding sequence ATGGAAAAGCGTTTAAACAACTCGTCCAGTAACCCCCCTCAATGGTTGAACCTGCAATTAATCGTCACCGCTCTGGAAACAGTCCAAGACTTAATTGTAATTTCCCTATGTATTGGTTTGTTTTGTTTCATGGTGCTAGAACTCCGAGAAATGTTCTTCTCGCTGCTACCTCCTTTAAATTTCCAGCAAGTGACTGCAGACATTCTATTTTTATTGGTTTTAGTGGAATTGTTTCGGTTGCTAATTATTTACTTGCAAGAACAAAGAGTTTCGATCGGTGTAGCTGTAGAAGTTTGTATTGTATCAGTTTTACGAGAAGTGATAGTGCGGGGAGTGCTGGAAACTCCCTCGGTTCAAATATTATCAACAGGCGCATTTTTGCTGGTTTTGGGAGTGTTGTTGGTAGTCCGAGTTTGGTTGCCGCCAACTTTCGAGGGAATTGACCCGGAACGTCGCATGGCTAGCAGAAATAGAAAATATTCAGCGCCTGAATCTTTTTCCGATCCTGTTGCAGTTGATAGCAAGTTTAATTCTCATTGA
- a CDS encoding superoxide dismutase — protein sequence MAFELAPLPFAADALEPAHMSANTFSFHHDKHHAAYVTNLNKLIEGTEMASKSLEEIVKESAKDPSKAGIFNNAGQVWNHNFFWNSLKPGGGGTPTGALADKINADFGSFDKFKEEFKTAATTQFGSGWAWLVLDNGTLKVTKTANADTPVAHGQTPLLTLDVWEHAYYLDFQNRRPDYITNFLDNLANWDFAAANLAAA from the coding sequence ATGGCATTTGAACTTGCACCGTTACCCTTCGCCGCTGACGCCCTAGAACCAGCTCATATGTCGGCGAACACGTTTTCGTTCCACCACGACAAGCACCACGCTGCTTACGTGACCAATCTGAATAAACTGATTGAAGGAACGGAAATGGCGAGCAAATCCCTTGAAGAAATTGTCAAGGAATCTGCTAAAGACCCATCCAAAGCCGGCATTTTCAACAATGCAGGTCAAGTTTGGAACCACAATTTTTTCTGGAATTCCCTCAAACCGGGCGGCGGCGGTACTCCGACAGGAGCTTTAGCTGACAAAATTAACGCCGACTTCGGCAGCTTTGACAAATTCAAAGAAGAATTTAAGACTGCAGCGACAACTCAGTTCGGTAGCGGCTGGGCTTGGCTGGTTTTGGATAACGGCACTTTGAAAGTCACCAAAACTGCTAACGCCGACACTCCGGTAGCACACGGCCAAACTCCGTTGCTGACTTTGGATGTGTGGGAACACGCTTATTATTTGGATTTCCAAAACCGCCGTCCCGACTACATTACTAATTTCTTGGATAATTTGGCTAACTGGGATTTCGCAGCAGCAAATTTGGCTGCGGCTTAG
- a CDS encoding bifunctional acetate--CoA ligase family protein/GNAT family N-acetyltransferase, with the protein MQINSRNESTASDPAHDIWKEQRHPLDRIFEPRSVAVIGATEREGSVGRTLLWNLIRNPFGGTVFPVNPQRRSVLGLKSYPDIASVPEVVDLAVIATPAAGVPQVIRECIAAGVKGAIIVSAGFKEIGAAGEALEQQVLAQARLGGMRIIGPNCLGVMNPVLGLNATFAGTIARPGNVAFISQSGALCTSILDWSLGENVGFSAFVSIGSMLDVGWGDLIEYFGDDPHTHSIVLYMESMGDARSFLSAARPVAIDKPIIILKVGRTAAAAQAAASHTGALTGSDDVLNAAFRRCGALRVHTISDLFDMAEILAKQPRPQGNRLSIVTNAGGPGAIATDALISDGGALADLAPETLQQLDEFLPPQWSHHNPIDILGDASSDLYAKTLEVVAPDPNSDGLLVILTPQAMTNPTQTAEKLKSYSKLGKPLLASWMGGVEVSAGTQILNQANIPTFPYPDTAVRLFNYMWRYTYNLRAIYETPSLPADCKIETSGCATPAKILTAARQNNRTLLTEYESKQLLAAYGIPTVATEIAASAAEAVEIAGRLGYPVVLKLHSETITHKTDVGGVQLNLGDAKAVISAFEAIAQRVRAIDPAAFLGVTVQPMVNLEGYELILGSSIDPQFGPVMLFGSGGQLVEVFQDRSLALPPLNTTLARRMMEQTRIYKALQGVRGRSAIDLVQLEQLLVRFSQLIVEQPQISEIDINPLLVSPEGAIALDARVVLKTTENPILPAIRPYPTQYVQTWSSNGDRPITIRPIRPEDEPLMVLFHQELSEESVYLRYAHMVKLKNRIAHERLTRICFIDYDREMLLVADRQDPETSEHRILAVGRLSKLHGTNEAEFALIVSDSYQQRGLGTELLSRLLQIGQEEKLEAIVGYILNSNYKMQSLCKKLGFELQPDRGEGMLKAVFVC; encoded by the coding sequence ATGCAGATAAATTCAAGAAATGAAAGCACAGCGAGCGATCCGGCTCACGATATTTGGAAAGAACAGCGTCATCCGCTCGATCGGATTTTTGAGCCTCGCTCCGTGGCTGTAATCGGCGCCACAGAGAGAGAAGGAAGCGTCGGACGTACTCTCCTGTGGAACTTGATTCGGAATCCGTTTGGCGGAACAGTTTTTCCGGTGAATCCGCAGCGCCGCAGTGTCTTGGGGCTCAAGTCTTATCCTGACATTGCTAGCGTCCCGGAAGTAGTGGATCTGGCGGTGATTGCTACGCCTGCTGCTGGGGTGCCGCAAGTGATCCGCGAATGTATCGCTGCTGGGGTGAAAGGGGCAATTATTGTTTCTGCTGGCTTTAAAGAGATTGGTGCGGCTGGGGAGGCTTTAGAACAGCAAGTTCTCGCCCAAGCGCGTCTGGGCGGAATGCGGATTATCGGCCCCAATTGCCTCGGCGTGATGAATCCCGTCCTCGGGCTCAATGCTACTTTTGCAGGTACGATCGCCCGTCCGGGTAATGTCGCTTTCATCAGTCAAAGCGGCGCCCTCTGTACTTCGATTCTCGACTGGAGTTTGGGGGAAAACGTCGGTTTTAGCGCCTTTGTATCGATCGGCTCTATGCTCGATGTCGGTTGGGGCGATCTGATCGAGTATTTCGGGGACGATCCCCATACCCACAGTATCGTTTTGTACATGGAATCTATGGGTGATGCTCGTTCGTTCCTGTCCGCCGCCCGCCCAGTGGCGATCGACAAACCGATCATCATTCTCAAGGTAGGACGTACCGCCGCCGCCGCCCAAGCCGCCGCTTCCCATACGGGAGCTTTGACCGGCAGCGATGACGTGCTTAACGCTGCTTTCCGCCGCTGCGGCGCGTTGCGGGTACATACCATTTCCGATTTGTTCGACATGGCAGAAATTCTCGCCAAGCAACCCCGACCGCAGGGCAACCGCCTATCGATCGTCACCAATGCAGGAGGCCCGGGGGCGATCGCCACTGATGCCTTAATTAGCGACGGCGGTGCGCTGGCAGATCTGGCACCGGAGACGCTGCAGCAGCTTGATGAGTTTTTGCCCCCTCAGTGGAGTCATCACAACCCGATCGATATTTTGGGCGATGCTAGTAGCGATCTTTACGCCAAAACTCTAGAAGTGGTCGCTCCCGATCCCAATAGTGACGGATTGCTGGTCATCCTGACGCCACAAGCGATGACAAATCCCACCCAAACCGCAGAAAAACTCAAGTCTTACAGCAAACTCGGAAAGCCCTTATTAGCAAGCTGGATGGGCGGTGTGGAAGTGTCAGCGGGAACGCAAATTCTCAATCAGGCAAATATTCCGACTTTCCCTTATCCCGATACCGCCGTCAGGTTGTTCAACTATATGTGGCGGTACACATACAACCTGCGCGCTATCTACGAAACGCCATCTCTCCCCGCTGATTGCAAAATCGAGACTTCCGGGTGTGCGACTCCTGCGAAGATTTTGACTGCCGCCCGCCAAAACAATCGCACTCTATTAACCGAGTACGAATCAAAACAGTTGCTGGCAGCTTACGGCATTCCCACCGTAGCGACAGAAATTGCAGCGAGTGCGGCCGAAGCTGTGGAAATTGCCGGTCGCCTCGGTTATCCAGTGGTGCTAAAACTCCATTCTGAGACGATTACTCACAAAACCGATGTGGGGGGCGTCCAACTAAATTTAGGCGATGCTAAGGCTGTAATTAGTGCCTTTGAGGCGATCGCCCAGCGGGTACGGGCGATCGATCCTGCAGCGTTTCTCGGCGTAACCGTGCAGCCGATGGTGAATTTGGAAGGCTACGAACTAATTTTGGGTAGCAGTATTGACCCGCAATTTGGGCCGGTGATGCTCTTTGGTTCCGGCGGACAATTAGTGGAAGTCTTTCAAGATCGATCGCTGGCACTTCCGCCCTTAAATACCACCCTAGCGCGGCGGATGATGGAGCAAACGCGCATCTATAAAGCTTTGCAAGGAGTGCGCGGGCGATCGGCAATTGACCTGGTACAACTCGAACAGCTATTAGTTCGTTTCAGTCAACTGATTGTAGAGCAACCTCAAATTTCCGAGATTGATATTAATCCGCTGTTGGTTTCTCCTGAAGGTGCGATCGCTCTTGATGCCCGCGTTGTTCTCAAGACAACAGAAAACCCGATTTTACCGGCGATTCGCCCCTATCCTACGCAATACGTTCAAACATGGTCAAGTAACGGCGATCGTCCCATCACGATCCGTCCGATTCGTCCAGAAGATGAGCCGCTGATGGTGCTGTTCCACCAAGAACTTTCCGAAGAGAGCGTCTATTTGCGCTACGCTCACATGGTAAAGTTAAAGAACCGCATCGCTCACGAACGTTTGACTCGGATTTGTTTTATTGACTACGATCGGGAAATGCTGTTAGTAGCCGATCGTCAAGACCCGGAAACCTCAGAACACCGGATTTTGGCAGTAGGGCGTCTGAGCAAACTCCACGGCACAAACGAAGCCGAATTTGCCCTGATCGTTAGCGATAGCTATCAGCAGCGCGGTTTGGGAACAGAATTATTGAGTCGGCTGCTGCAAATTGGTCAGGAAGAGAAATTAGAGGCGATCGTCGGCTACATTCTCAATAGCAACTACAAGATGCAGAGCCTCTGTAAAAAACTAGGATTTGAACTCCAACCAGACCGAGGCGAAGGAATGTTGAAAGCTGTTTTTGTTTGCTAA
- the pflB gene encoding formate C-acetyltransferase — protein sequence MFAEWHGFTEGNWTKEVNVRDFIQKNYTPYEGNAEFLTAPTEKTQQLWHQVLELMKQEREKGVLDVDTKVPTSIAAHAAGYIDRDLEQIVGLQTDRPLKRAIMPFGGIRVVKAGLEAYGYQLDRQTEEIFTKYRKTHNDGVFDAYTRSMRLARRSGIITGLPDAYGRGRIIGDYRRVALYGVDRLIDDKKTQQESLELEAMDEATIRLREELSEQIRALFELKEMAASYGFDIGRPAANAREAVQWLYFGYLGAVKEQNGAAMSLGRVSTFLDIYFERDLQSGASSEQELQELIDHFVMKLRMVRFLRTPDYNALFSGDPTWVTEAIGGTSNDGRTLVTRNSFRFLHTLSNLGTAPEPNLTVLWSENLPENFKQFCAKVSSDTSSIQYENDDLMRPVYGDDYAIACCVSAMRIGKQMQFFGARVNLAKTLLYAINGGKDEKSGDQIAPQFPPITTEYLDYDEVRARFQEMMAWLAKTYINTLNVIHYMHDKYCYERLEMALHDRDVYRTMACGIAGLSVVADSLSAIKHAKVKVIRNEQGLAVDYSIEGEYPKYGNNDDRADSLAIELVQSFMNEIRQHKTYRGAVATQSVLTITSNVVYGKKTGSTPDGRKAGEPFAPGANPMHGRDSCGAIASLSSVAKLPYSDCQDGISNTFSILPQALGRTQSDRTNNLVGVLDGYFHDGGHHINVNALDRQTLLDAMEHPENYPQLTIRVSGYAVNFIKLTREQQLDVIKRTFHERV from the coding sequence ATGTTTGCAGAATGGCACGGCTTTACTGAAGGCAACTGGACAAAAGAAGTCAACGTCAGAGACTTCATTCAAAAAAATTACACCCCCTATGAAGGGAATGCAGAATTTCTCACAGCACCAACTGAAAAAACCCAGCAGCTTTGGCACCAAGTTCTGGAACTAATGAAGCAAGAGCGCGAAAAAGGTGTATTGGATGTTGATACAAAAGTTCCCACATCGATCGCGGCTCATGCAGCAGGATACATCGATCGCGACTTAGAACAAATAGTAGGTTTGCAAACAGATAGACCATTGAAACGCGCGATTATGCCCTTCGGCGGGATTCGCGTGGTCAAGGCAGGTTTAGAAGCTTACGGCTATCAGCTCGATCGGCAAACTGAAGAAATATTTACGAAATATCGCAAAACTCATAACGATGGTGTATTCGATGCTTACACGCGCTCGATGCGTCTGGCGAGACGTTCTGGTATCATCACAGGTTTGCCAGATGCCTACGGACGCGGGCGGATTATCGGTGACTACCGGCGCGTTGCTTTGTACGGTGTCGATCGCCTGATTGATGATAAAAAAACACAGCAAGAATCGCTCGAACTAGAGGCGATGGACGAGGCAACAATTCGTTTGCGCGAAGAGTTATCCGAGCAAATTCGGGCCTTGTTTGAGTTAAAAGAAATGGCTGCTAGCTACGGCTTTGATATTGGCCGTCCGGCGGCAAATGCACGAGAAGCTGTCCAGTGGCTGTATTTTGGCTACTTGGGAGCAGTGAAAGAACAAAACGGGGCAGCGATGTCTCTCGGCCGCGTATCGACGTTTTTAGACATTTATTTCGAGCGCGATTTGCAAAGCGGCGCGAGTTCCGAACAAGAATTGCAAGAACTGATCGACCATTTTGTCATGAAACTCCGCATGGTGCGGTTTTTGCGAACTCCCGACTATAACGCTCTGTTTTCTGGCGATCCAACTTGGGTAACAGAGGCGATCGGCGGTACCAGCAATGACGGTAGAACATTGGTAACTCGCAACAGTTTCCGATTCTTGCACACCCTCTCCAACCTCGGTACTGCACCCGAACCAAATCTCACCGTTTTGTGGTCGGAAAACTTGCCGGAAAACTTCAAACAATTCTGTGCCAAGGTATCCAGCGATACGAGTTCGATTCAGTACGAAAACGACGATTTGATGCGTCCTGTATACGGCGATGATTACGCGATCGCCTGTTGTGTCTCCGCGATGCGAATTGGCAAGCAAATGCAGTTTTTCGGCGCGCGAGTTAACTTGGCCAAGACTTTGCTCTATGCGATTAACGGCGGTAAAGATGAGAAGTCCGGCGACCAAATCGCGCCGCAGTTCCCACCGATTACTACCGAATATCTCGATTACGACGAGGTAAGAGCGCGGTTCCAAGAAATGATGGCGTGGTTGGCAAAAACGTATATCAATACGTTGAATGTCATTCACTACATGCACGACAAATACTGCTACGAACGCCTGGAAATGGCATTGCACGATCGCGATGTTTACCGGACAATGGCCTGCGGAATTGCCGGGTTGTCTGTGGTGGCGGACTCGCTCTCGGCGATTAAACACGCTAAAGTTAAGGTGATTCGCAACGAGCAAGGTTTGGCCGTAGATTACTCGATCGAAGGAGAATATCCAAAATACGGCAATAACGACGATCGCGCAGACAGTCTGGCCATCGAACTCGTGCAAAGCTTCATGAACGAAATTCGCCAGCACAAAACCTACCGCGGCGCTGTAGCGACTCAATCGGTACTCACGATTACTTCTAACGTAGTGTACGGCAAAAAAACTGGTAGCACTCCCGACGGACGCAAAGCAGGCGAACCCTTTGCTCCCGGTGCTAACCCGATGCACGGCCGAGATTCCTGTGGGGCGATCGCATCCTTATCTTCTGTAGCCAAACTGCCTTACAGCGATTGTCAAGATGGCATATCGAATACTTTTTCGATTCTACCGCAGGCCTTGGGCAGAACCCAGAGCGATCGGACTAACAACCTAGTTGGTGTCCTAGACGGTTACTTCCACGATGGCGGCCATCACATCAATGTTAACGCGCTCGATCGGCAAACATTACTAGATGCGATGGAACATCCAGAAAACTATCCCCAGCTAACAATTCGCGTCTCCGGTTATGCGGTTAATTTCATCAAACTTACCCGCGAACAGCAATTAGATGTGATTAAACGGACTTTCCACGAGCGCGTCTAA